In a single window of the Salvelinus alpinus chromosome 15, SLU_Salpinus.1, whole genome shotgun sequence genome:
- the cnot1 gene encoding CCR4-NOT transcription complex subunit 1 isoform X7: MNLDSLSLALSQISYLVDNLTKKNYRASQQEIQHIVNRHGPEADRHLLRCLFSHVDFSGDGKSSGKDFHQFLIQECVSLISKPNFISTLCYAIDNPLHYQKSLKPLAHLFTQLSKVLKLSKVQEVIFGLALLNSCNADLRGFAAQFVKQKLPDLLRSYVDADLGVNQEGGFQDIAIEVLHLLLSHLLFGQKGASGVGQEQIDAFLKTLCRDFPQARCPVVLAPLLYPEKRDILMDRILPDSGELAKTMMESSLAEFMQEVGYGFCASLDECRNIILQYGVREVTASQVARVLGMMARTHSGLSDGIPLQSISAPGSGIWSDGKDKSDGSQAHTWNVEVLIDVVKEVNPNLNFKEVTYELDHPGFMIRDSKGLQMVVYGIQRGLGMEVFPVDLIYRPWKHAEGQLSFIQHSLMSPDVFCFADYPCHTVAIDILKAPPEDDNREIATWKSLDLVESLLRLSEVGQYEQVKQLFSFPIKHCPDMLVLALLQISTSWHTLRHELISTLMPIFLGNHPNSAIILHYAWHGQGQSPSIRQLIMHSMAEWYMRGEQYDQAKLSRILDVAQDLKSLSMLLNGTPFAFVIDLAALASRREYLKLDKWLTDKIREHGVGGEPFIQACVTFLKRRCPSIMGGLAPEKDQPKSAQLPPETMATMLGCLQSCAGSVSQELSETILTMVANCSNVMNKARQPPPGVMPKGRAPSTSSLDAISPVQVSVSPLQMDPLTAMGSLNLSSSATSHTQSMQGFPTPLGSAFSNPQSPAKAFPPLSNPNPSTPFGGIGSLSSQLGNTGPLGSGIGSGLGMPAVSSDPFGTRKMSTPGLNPTTFQQSKMKASDLSQVWPEANQHFSKEIDDEANSYFQRIYNHPPHPTMSVDEVLEMLQRFKDSTIKREREVFNCMLRNLFEEYRFFPQYPDKELHITACLFGGIIEKGLVTYMALGLALRYVLEALRKPFGSKMYYFGIAALDRFKNRLKDYPQYCQHLASIGHFLQFPLTLQECVQYIEYGQQSRDPPVKMQGSITTPGSLALAQAQAQSQPPKAPQSGQPSTLVTTATATTTVAKTTTITRPTPGSFKKDVPPSINTTNIDTLLVATDQTERIVEPPENVQEKIAFIFNNLSQSNMTQKVEELKETVKEEFMPWVSQYLVMKRVSIEPNFHSLYSNFLDTLKNPEFVKMVLNETYRNIKVLLTSDKAAANFSDRSLLKNLGHWLGMITLAKNKPILYTDLEVKSLLLEAYVKGQQELLYVVPFVAKVLESSLRSVIFRPQNPWTMAIMNVLAELHTEHDLKLNLKFEIEVLCKNLSLDINDLKPGTLLKDKDKLKSLEEQLSAPKKEAKPPEEMIPIVSTGIQHFQTGMPLVAAPSTPAPTTACSATGPPTPQFSYHDINVYALAGLAPHINININIPLLQAHPQLKQCVRQSIERAVQELVHPVVDRSIKIAMTTCEQIVRKDFALDSEESRMRVAAHHMMRNLTAGMAMITCREPLLMSIATNLKNSFAAALRAPTPQQREMMEEAAARVAQDNCELACCFIQKTAVEKAGPEMDKRLATEFELRKHARQEGRRYCDPVVLTYQAERMPEQIRLKVGGVDPKQLAVYEEFARNVPGFLPSNDLSQPTGFLAQPMKQQAWATDDVAQIYDKCMADLEQHLHAIPPALAMNPQTQALRSLLEAVALARNSRDGIAALGLLQKAVEGLLDATSGADADLLLRYRECHLLVLKALQDGRAYGPLWCNKQITRCLIECRDEYKYNVEAVELLIRNHLVNMQQYDLHLAQSMENGLHYMAVAFAMQLVKLLLVDERSVSHITEADLFHTIETLMRTSAHSRANAPEGLPQLMDVVRSNYEAMIDRAHGGPNFMMHSGISQASEYDDPPGLREKAEYLLREWVNLYHSAAAGRDSTKAFSAFVGQMHQQGILKTDDLITRFFRLCTEMCVEISYRAQAEQQHNPAASAAIIRAKCYHNLDAFVRLIALLVKHSGEATNTVTKINLLNKVLGIVVGVLIQDHDVRQTEFQQLPYHRIFIMLLLELNAPEHVLETINFQTLTAFCNTFHILRPTKAPGFVYAWLELISHRIFIARMLAHTPQQKGWPMYAQLLIDLFKYLAPFLRNVELNKPMQILYKGTLRVLLVLLHDFPEFLCDYHYGFCDVIPPNCIQLRNLILSAFPRNMRLPDPFTPNLKVDMLSEINIAPRILTNFTGVMPSQFKKDLDSYLKTRSPVTFLSELRSNLQVGGATLGPWKYLQHNDTSLEQVSNEPGNRYNIQLINALVLYVGTQAIAHIHNKGSTPSMSTITHSAHMDIFQNLAVDLDTEGRYLFLNAIANQLRYPNSHTHYFSCTMLYLFAEANTEAIQEQITRVLLERLIVNRPHPWGLLITFIELIKNPAFKFWSHDFVHCAPEIEKLFQSVAQCCMGQKQAQQVMEGTGAS, translated from the exons ATGAATCTTGACTCGCTCTCGCTGGCTTTGTCTCAAATCAGCTACCTGGTGGACAATTTAACAAAGAAAAACTACAGAGCCAGCCAGCAGGAAATACAGCAT ATTGTGAATCGTCACGGCCCTGAGGCGGACAGGCATTTATTACGCTGTCTCTTCTCCCATGTGGATTTCAGTGGTGATGGTAAAAGCAGTGGCAAAGATTTTCATCAG TTTCTGATCCAGGAGTGTGTTTCACTGATTTCAAAGCCTAATTTTATTTCAACACTTTGCTACGCCATCGACAATCCTTTGCACTACCAGAAG AGTTTGAAGCCGTTGGCCCACTTGTTTACTCAGTTGAGTAAAGTTCTCAAGCTAAGCAAGGTTCAAGAA GTGATATTTGGCCTTGCTTTGCTCAATTCGTGCAACGCAGACCTTCGTGGTTTTG CCGCGCAGTTCGTCAAACAAAAGCTCCCTGATCTCCTCCGCTCGTACGTGGACGCGGACCTTGGCGTTAACCAGGAAGGTGGCTTCCAAGATATTGCCATAGAGGTCCTGCACCTGCTCCTCTCCCATCTTCTGTTTGGCCAGAAGGGAGCCAGTGGCGTCGGACAAGAGCAGATTGACGCTTTCCTCAAGACACTGTGCAGAG atttCCCGCAGGCGCGCTGCCCTGTGGTGCTTGCACCGCTGCTGTACCCTGAAAAACGGGACATTCTGATGGACAGGATTCTGCCAGACTCGGGAGAGTTAGCCAAGACCATGATGGAGAGTTCTCTTGCAGAGTTCATGCAGGAAGTTGGCTATGGCTTTTGTGCAAG TCTTGATGAATGCCGCAACATAATTCTGCAGTATGGGGTGCGAGAGGTTACTGCCAGCCAGGTGGCCAGGGTCCTGGGGATGATGGCTCGTACCCACTCTGGCTTGTCTGATGGAATCCCCCTACAG TCCATCTCTGCTCCGGGCAGTGGCATTTGGAGTGATGGAAAGGACAAAAGTGATGGTTCTCAGGCCCACACTTGGAATGTAGAAGTTCTGATTGACGTGGTCAAAGAAGTT AACCCCAATCTGAACTTCAAAGAGGTGACCTACGAGCTCGATCACCCTGGCTTTATGATCCGGGACAGTAAGGGACTTCAGATGGTGGTGTATGGGATCCAGAGGGGCCTGGGCATGGAGGTGTTTCCTGTCGACCTCATCTACCGGCCCTGGAAGCATGCTGAGGGACAG CTGTCATTCATTCAGCACTCCCTCATGAGCCCAGATGTGTTCTGCTTCGCTGACTACCCCTGCCACACCGTAGCCATCGACATACTGAAGGCGCCACCCGAGGACGATAACAGGGAGATAGCCACCTG GAAGAGCCTGGACCTGGTGGAGAGCCTCCTGCGCCTCTCTGAGGTGGGCCAGTACGAGCAGGTGAAGCAGCTCTTCAGTTTCCCCATCAAGCACTGTCCTGACATGCTGGTGCTGGCGCTGCTGCAGATCAGCACCTCCTGGCACACCCTGCGCCACGAGCTCATCTCCACCCTCATGCCCATCTTCCTGGGCAACCATCCCAACTCTGCCATCATCTTGCACTACGCGTGGCACGGACAGGGCCAGTCCCCCTCTATCCGTCAGCTGATCATGCACTCGATGGCAGAGTGGTACATGAGAGGAGAGCAGTACGACCAGGCCAAGCTGTCCCGCATCCTGGATGTGGCCCAGGACTTGAAG tctctttcaATGCTGCTAAATGGTACTCCATTTGCGTTTGTTATTGACCTTGCTGCACTTGCCTCTCGCCGTGAATACCTCAAACTTGACAAATGGCTGACTGACAAAATCCGAGAGCACGGGGTGGGTGGC GAGCCCTTCATCCAGGCATGTGTAACGTTCCTGAAGAGACGCTGTCCCTCTATTATGGGTGGTCTGGCCCCAGAGAAGGACCAGCCCAAAAGTGCCCAGCTCCCCCCGGAAACGATGGCTACCATGCTGGGCTGTCTGCAGTCCTGTGCAGG gAGTGTGTCTCAAGAGCTCTCTGAGACTATCTTGACCATGGTTGCCAACTGTAGCAACGTCATGAACAAAGCCCGCCAGCCACCACCGGGGGTCATGCCAAAGGGACGTGCTCCCAGCACCAGCAGCCTAGACGCCATTTCCCCTGTGCAGGTATCGGTGTCTCCTCTCCAG ATGGATCCCCTGACAGCCATGGGTTCGCTGAACCTGAGCAGCTCTGCCACCTCTCACACACAGAGCATGCAGGGCTTCCCTACGCCGCTGGGCTCTGCCTTCAGCAACCCCCAGTCCCCAGCTAAGGCCTTCCCTCCActgtccaaccccaaccccagcACACCATTTGGGGGGATTGGAAGCCTCTCTTCACAGCTAGGTAACACAG GTCCGCTGGGATCAGGCATTGGTTCTGGTCTTGGAATGCCAGCGGTGAGCAGCGATCCGTTTGGGACGAGGAAGATGAGCACACCGGGCCTGAATCCGACCACCTTTCAGCAGAGTAAGATGAAGGCCT CTGACCTATCTCAGGTGTGGCCTGAGGCTAACCAGCACTTTAGTAAGGAGATTGACGATGAGGCTAACAGTTACTTCCAGCGCATCTACAATCACCCCCCACACCCCACCATGTCTGTGGATGAG GTGCTGGAGATGTTGCAGAGGTTCAAGGACTCCACCATCAAGCGAGAGCGGGAGGTCTTTAACTGTATGCTGAGGAACTTGTTTGAGGAGTACCGCTTCTTCCCCCAGTACCCTGACAAGGAGCTGCACATCACCGCCTGCCTGTTCGGGGGGATCATCGAGAAGGGTCTTGTCACCTACATGGCCCTTGGGCTGGCCCTCAGATATGTCCTTGAAGCCTTAAGGAAGCCATTTGGATCCAAAATGTATTACTTTGGAATCGCTGCTCTAGATAGATTCAAAAATAG GCTGAAGGACTATCCCCAATATTGTCAGCATTTGGCCTCGATCGGCCACTTTCTGCAATTCCCCCTTACTTTACAAGA GTGTGTGCAGTATATCGAGTATGGCCAACAGTCACGGGATCCTCCAGTGAAGATGCAAGGATCCATCACCACCCCTGGGAGCCTGGCGTTGGCTCAAGCTCAGGCCCAGTCTCAGCCTCCCAAAGCCCCCCAGTCTGGACAGCCCAGCACCCTGGTCACCACAGCTACTGCCACCACCACTGTCGCCAAAACCACTACCATCACACGACCTACCCCTGGCAGCTTCAAGAAGGATGTGCCG CCCTCCATCAACACCACAAACATTGACACTCTGCTAGTAGCAACAGACCAAACCGAGAGGATTGTGGAACCCCCAGAAAATGTTCAAGAGAAAATTGCTTTCATCTTCAATAACCTGTCACAATCCAACATGACACAGAAG GTTGAGGAGTTAAAGGAAACTGTGAAAGAGGAGTTTATGCCCTGGGTCTCCCAGTATCTGGTCATGAAGAGGGTCAGCATCGAGCCCAACTTCCACAGCCTATACTCCAACTTTCTAGACACTCTGAAGAACCCTGAGTTTGTCAAAATGGTCCTGAATGAAACTTACAGAAACATCAAG GTTCTCCTTACCTCTGATAAGGCAGCTGCAAACTTCTCTGATCGATCCCTACTGAAGAATTTGGGCCACTGGCTTGGCATGATCACTCTGGCAAAAAACAAGCCCATCCTGTACACG GATTTGGAGGTAAAATCCCTCTTGTTGGAAGCCTATGTCAAGGGGCAGCAGGAGCTACTGTATGTGGTCCCGTTTGTGGCCAAAGTCCTGGAATCCAGTTTGCGTAGCGTG ATCTTCCGACCTCAGAATCCCTGGACCATGGCCATCATGAATGTTCTGGCAGAGTTGCATACGGAACATGATCTGAAG CTGAACTTAAAGTTTGAGATTGAGGTGCTGTGTAAGAACTTATCACTGGACATCAATGACCTGAAGCCTGGCACCCTGCTGAAAGACAAAGACAAGTTGAAGAGTCTGGAGGAGCAGCTCTCTGCACCAAAGAAAGAGGCCAAGCCCCCTGAAGAAATGATCCCTATTGTTAGCACAGGTATCCAGCACTTTCAAACTGGGATGCCCCTTGTCG CTGCACCATCCACTCCCGCCCCAACCACCGCTTGCTCAGCTACTGGGCCCCCTACCCCGCAGTTTAGCTATCATGACATCAATGTGTACGCCCTTGCAGGGCTAGCCCCTCACATCAATATCAACATCAAC ATCCCCTTGCTTCAAGCCCACCCTCAGCTCAAGCAGTGTGTGAGACAGTCCATTGAGCGGGCCGTGCAAGAGCTCGTCCACCCCGTAGTGGACCGCTCCATCAAGATCGCCATGACAACCTGCGAGCAGATCGTCAGGAAGGACTTTGCTCTGGACTCGGAGGAGTCGCGCATGCGTGTGGCAGCTCATCATATGATGCGCAACCTGACTGCCGGCATGGCCATGATCACCTGCCGGGAGCCCCTGCTCATGAGCATCGCCACCAACCTGAAGAACAGCTTTGCTGCTGCCCTCAGG GCCCCCACCCCCCAGCAGAGAGAGATGATGGAGGAGGCTGCTGCCAGGGTCGCCCAGGACAACTGTGAGCTGGCCTGCTGCTTCATCCAGaagactgcagtggagaaggctGGCCCAGAGATGGACAAGAGGCTGGCAACG GAGTTTGAGCTGAGGAAGCATGCCCGTCAGGAGGGCCGTCGCTACTGTGACCCCGTTGTGCTGACCTACCAGGCCGAGCGCATGCCAGAGCAGATCAGACTCAAG GTTGGAGGCGTAGACCCCAAACAGCTGGCAGTGTATGAGGAGTTTGCCCGGAATGTTCCAGGCTTCCTACCCAGCAACGACCTGTCTCAGCCCACAGGATTCCTTGCCCAACCCATGAAG caacaggcaTGGGCCACGGATGACGTTGCTCAGATCTATGACAAGTGCATGGCAGACCTGGAGCAGCACCTCCACGCCATCCCTCCCGCGCTGGCCATGAACCCTCAGACCCAGGCTTTGCGCAGCCTGCTGGAGGCCGTGGCCCTAGCCAGGAACTCCCGGGACGGCATCGCCGCTCTGGGCCTGCTGCAGAAG GCTGTGGAGGGTCTGCTGGATGCTACCAGTGGTGCCGATGCTGACTTGCTTCTGCGGTATAGAGAGTGCCACCTGCTGGTGCTCAAAGCCCTCCAGGACGGCCGGGCATACGGGCCACTGTGGTGCAACAAGCAGATTACCAG GTGCCTGATTGAGTGCCGTGATGAGTACAAGTACAACGTGGAGGCTGTGGAGCTGCTGATCAGAAACCACCTGGTCAACATGCAGCAGTATGACCTGCACCTGGCACAG TCTATGGAGAATGGGCTGCACTACATGGCGGTGGCGTTTGCCATGCAGCTGGTGAAGCTGCTGTTGGTGGATGAGCGCAGTGTGAGCCACATTACCGAGGCAGACTTGTTCCACACTATCGAGACTCTGATGCGAACCAGCGCCCACTCCAGGGCCAACGCACCTGAGGG GCTTCCTCAGCTGATGGACGTGGTCCGTTCCAACTACGAGGCCATGATCGACCGGGCCCACGGAGGACCCAACTTTATGATGCACTCTGGCATCTCCCAGGCATCCGAGTACGACGACCCGCCGGGCCTGAGGGAGAAGGCTGAGTACCTGCTGAGGGAATGGGTCAACCTGTACCATTCTGCAGCCGCCGGCCGGGACAGCACCAAGGCCTTCTCTGCCtttgtgggacag ATGCACCAGCAGGGCATTCTGAAGACCGATGACCTGATCACTCGTTTCTTCCGGCTGTGCACGGAGATGTGTGTGGAGATCAGCTACCGTGCGCAggccgagcagcagcacaacccCGCGGCCAGCGCCGCCATCATCAGGGCCAAGTGTTACCACAACCTGGACGCCTTTGTGCGCCTCATCGCCCTGCTGGTCAAGCACTCCGGAGAGGCCACCAACACTGTCACCAAGATCAACCTGCTCAACAAG GTTCTAGGTATTGTGGTTGGAGTGTTGATCCAGGACCATGATGTGAGACAGACTGAGTTCCAGCAGTTGCCTTACCACCGCATCTTCATCATGCTGTTGCTCGAGCTCAATGCCCCCGAGCACGTGCTCGAGACCATCAACTTCCAGACCCTCACCGCCTTCTG CAACACTTTCCACATCCTGAGGCCTACCAAAGCCCCTGGCTTTGTTTACGCTTGGCTGGAGTTGATCTCTCACCGTATCTTCATCGCCAGGATGCTGGCGCACACCCCACAGCAGAAG GGTTGGCCCATGTATGCGCAACTTCTCATTGATCTGTTCAAGTACCTGGCGCCCTTCCTGAGGAATGTTGAGCTTAACAAACCTATGCAAATCCTCTACAAG GGTACCCTGCGCGTCCTTCTGGTCCTACTGCATGACTTCCCAGAGTTCCTGTGCGACTACCACTACGGCTTCTGCGACGTCATCCCGCCCAACTGCATCCAGCTCCGCAACCTGATTCTGAGTGCCTTCCCACGCAACATGAGGCTTCCAGACCCCTTCACTCCCAATCTGAAG GTTGACATGCTCAGCGAGATCAACATCGCTCCGCGCATCCTCACAAACTTCACCGGAGTGATGCCCTCTCAGTTCAAGAAGGATCTGGACTCCTACCTGAAGACACGCTCCCCCGTCACCTTCCTCTCTGAGCTCCGCAGCAATCTGCAGGTAGGGGGCGCCACTCTGGGTCCCTGGAAGTATTTGCAGCACAACGACACATCTTTAGAACAG GTGTCAAATGAGCCAGGCAACCGTTACAACATCCAGCTGATCAACGCTCTGGTGCTGTATGTGGGAACCCAGGCCATCGCACACATCCACAACAAGGGCAGCACCCCCTCCATGAGCACCATCACTCACTCAGCCCACATGGACATCTTCCAGAACCTGGCTGTGGACCTGGACACTGAGG GGCGTTATCTCTTCCTGAATGCCATTGCCAATCAGCTGCGCTACCCAAACAGCCACACCCATTACTTCAGCTGCACCATGCTGTACCTGTTTGCTGAGGCCAACACTGAGGCAATCCAGGAGCAGATTACCAG GGTTCTTCTGGAGAGGCTGATTGTGAACAGGCCTCATCCCTGGGGACTGCTCATCACCTTCATCGAGCTCATCAAGAATCCCGCCTTCAAGTTCTGGAGCCACGACTTTGTACACTGTGCCCCGGAGATCGAGAA gttgtTCCAGTCAGTGGCTCAGTGCTGCATGGGGCAAAAGCAGGCTCAGCAGGTGATGGAGGGCACTGGTGccagttag